From Salvia splendens isolate huo1 chromosome 3, SspV2, whole genome shotgun sequence, a single genomic window includes:
- the LOC121795595 gene encoding 3-ketoacyl-CoA synthase 9-like — protein sequence MVSTENLTSAVYTKVILNCLFRSGGSAVLFSNKPSHRRRSNYELLHAVHTHTASSDVAYNCIFKEEDSDNTTGITVTRNLLIAATSAIEHNLAKLGFLILPLLEKLLVAINLMKMKPYIPKSSDVRSILFLTWAGCEEKLGAEPYSMWVLGGP from the coding sequence ATGGTGAGCACCGAAAACCTTACAAGCGCCGTCTACACCAAGGTCATACTCAACTGCCTATTCCGCTCCGGCGGCTCCGCTGTTCTCTTCTCCAACAAACCCTCTCACCGCCGCCGCTCTAACTACGAGCTCTTGCACGCAGTCCACACTCACACGGCCAGCTCCGACGTCGCGTACAATTGCATATTCAAGGAAGAAGATTCCGACAACACCACAGGGATAACAGTAACTAGAAACCTGTTGATCGCAGCTACTTCCGCCATCGAACACAACCtcgcaaaattagggtttctcaTCCTCCCTCTCTTGGAAAAACTCCTCGTGGCCATAAATCTCATGAAGATGAAGCCGTACATCCCGAAATCAAGCGATGTGCGCAGCATTTTATTCCTCACGTGGGCGGGGTGTGAAGAAAAGTTAGGGGCAGAACCATATAGTATGTGGGTACTTGGAGGCCCATGA